In a genomic window of Rhopalosiphum maidis isolate BTI-1 chromosome 4, ASM367621v3, whole genome shotgun sequence:
- the LOC113547951 gene encoding histidine-rich glycoprotein-like, with protein sequence MHGAAFGCLVLLSVWCYHARGHATAAAVDDPGGLGAHRPSSGAVMVAPTAPLLPLLKSEVVSTATTVGPDAMVVAASSLSSAASAGAADLDTAASKKKKKKKKSKKFKKGGGSSHKEDHFNKKGKKADKGYKSKHSNHHGKKGHHKKEDKKKHFAEHGGHKKKHHDEGGYYKDHHKGEKGEKGHKFEDKGAYKKGHSTKGKHEVHKLDEFKKNKKFYDEHHDSGHHKKHGGYEHKHGHKEGKKYKKGHKHAGHHHDHKGKKGKHHHGKHHKEHKGHKKAAGHDEKYGHKKDYAKKGAHNEHKKWKFSKKQ encoded by the coding sequence ATGCACGGCGCAGCGTTCGGGTGTCTGGTGTTGTTGAGCGTCTGGTGCTATCATGCACGGGGGCACGCCACTGCCGCGGCCGTCGACGATCCGGGGGGACTCGGGGCGCATCGTCCGTCGTCCGGCGCGGTGATGGTGGCGCCGACCGCGCCGCTGCTGCCGCTGCTCAAGTCGGAAGTGGTGTCGACGGCCACCACCGTCGGCCCGGACGCCATGGTGGTCGCGGCGTCGTCGCTGTCGTCGGCGGCGTCGGCCGGTGCCGCGGACCTGGACACGGCCGCGTccaagaagaagaagaagaagaaaaagtcgaaaaagttcaaaaaggGCGGCGGCTCCAGCCACAAGGAAGACCATTTCAACAAGAAGGGCAAAAAGGCGGACAAGGGGTACAAGTCGAAACACTCGAACCACCACGGCAAGAAGGGCCACCACAAGAAGGAGGACAAGAAGAAACACTTTGCGGAGCACGGCGGCCACAAGAAGAAGCACCACGACGAAGGCGGCTATTACAAGGACCACCACAAGGGCGAGAAGGGCGAGAAGGGCCACAAGTTCGAGGACAAGGGCGCGTACAAGAAGGGGCACAGCACCAAGGGCAAACACGAGGTCCACAAATTAGACGAGTTCAAGAAGAATAAGAAATTCTACGACGAGCACCACGACTCGGGACACCACAAGAAGCACGGTGGCTACGAACACAAGCACGGGCACAAGGAGGGCAAGAAATACAAGAAGGGTCACAAGCACGCCGGACACCATCACGACCACAAGGGCAAGAAGGGCAAACACCATCACGGCAAGCACCACAAAGAGCACAAGGGTCACAAGAAGGCGGCGGGACACGACGAGAAGTACGGACACAAGAAGGACTATGCGAAAAAGGGAGCGCACAACGAGCACAAGAAATGGAAATTTAGCAAAAAACAATGA
- the LOC113549094 gene encoding histidine-rich glycoprotein-like, whose protein sequence is MARRRRSRTVDMGPTKLLVYFALCFAIFARAGYSREIPVKQVGDAAMITPAMLVAATDIAATSAAVSDDPKAVAASEHRSSAVELPPSSSTSSALAPAQDQAVAASHKKKKKKKSSKSSKGGGSKKKSDHHSKKGHKADKGYKTKHHFDKGDKGKHGKEEHEGHYKKEGGHKKKKHDEAEKYGHHHKGEKGHKGAKFGEKKGHKKGHKTKGYHNKFHKDEYHKEHKFYDDFHKGGHHKKHGAHHKKHENKQGKHKKGHHHKSGHHADKYGKKGHKEKGHYDKEHKAHKGKKGHDEHHSHHEDYGKKGGHKHHKKYGYSKKKQG, encoded by the coding sequence ATGGCGCGGCGCAGAAGGTCGCGTACAGTCGACATGGGGCCCACCAAGCTGTTAGTGTACTTTGCGCTGTGTTTCGCGATATTCGCGAGGGCAGGTTATTCGCGCGAGATACCCGTCAAACAGGTGGGTGATGCTGCGATGATCACGCCGGCGATGTTGGTCGCCGCCACCGACATTGCTGCCACGTCGGCGGCGGTAAGTGACGACCCAAAGGCAGTGGCCGCGTCCGAACACCGGTCGTCCGCGGTGGAGCTACCCCCCTCGTCGTCGACGTCGTCGGCTTTGGCGCCGGCACAGGATCAGGCGGTGGCCGCGTCTcacaagaaaaagaaaaagaaaaagtcGTCCAAGTCTTCTAAGGGCGGTGGGTCGAAGAAAAAGTCCGATCACCATTCGAAGAAAGGTCACAAGGCCGACAAAGGCTACAAGACTAAACACCACTTTGACAAAGGCGACAAAGGCAAGCACGGTAAGGAGGAGCATGAAGGTCACTACAAGAAGGAAGGTGgacacaaaaaaaagaaacacgaCGAAGCAGAGAAGTACGGTCACCACCACAAGGGCGAGAAGGGTCACAAGGGCGCTAAGTTCGGCGAAAAGAAGGGCCATAAGAAGGGACACAAGACGAAAGGGTACCATAACAAGTTCCACAAGGACGAATACCACAAGGAACACAAGTTCTACGACGACTTCCACAAGGGCGGGCACCATAAGAAACACGGCGCGCACCACAAGAAGCACGAGAACAAGCAGGGCAAACATAAGAAGGGTCACCACCACAAGTCGGGACACCATGCGGACAAATATGGCAAAAAGGGACATAAAGAGAAGGGTCACTACGACAAAGAGCACAAGGCACACAAGGGCAAAAAGGGCCACGACGAACATCATTCGCATCACGAAGACTACGGCAAGAAAGGAGGACACAAACACCACAAGAAGTACGGATACAGCAAGAAGAAGCAAGGATAA